The following proteins come from a genomic window of Larimichthys crocea isolate SSNF chromosome III, L_crocea_2.0, whole genome shotgun sequence:
- the xbp1 gene encoding LOW QUALITY PROTEIN: X-box-binding protein 1 (The sequence of the model RefSeq protein was modified relative to this genomic sequence to represent the inferred CDS: deleted 2 bases in 1 codon), giving the protein MVVTGSGGSHKVLLISGKQTGSQTSFSRPISVVLPSAASQAAAAAAAAASSDSDSNSSAGPPIRKRQRLTHLSPEEKALRRKLKNRVAAQTARDRKKAKMGELEQQVIELELENQKLHIENRLLREKTSGLLTENEELRQRLGLDTLDSKEKVHGLLSTGNEAGLGIGSSERSTQATCASAAGAGPAAPKSEDFSMDTDGSDSTDSESDLLLGILDILDPELFLKSCEQECQEPQVQLVGGGNPVPATTPATLGSSSVKLEALNELIHFDHIYTKPVEEVSSGQCSDSESDTEEKIDEAIFPITEVVVEEETVCIKDEPEEVVIPSCNSQVDDFFSESSSPALSGLDKEACLADTYSDSGYEGSPSPFSDMSSSLCSESSWEDMFASELFPQLISV; this is encoded by the exons ATGGTGGTAACAGGGAGCGGGGGGAGCCACAAGGTTCTCCTGATATCCGGGAAACAGACCGGCTCACAGACGAGCTTCAGCCGGCCCATCTCTGTCGTTTTGCCGTCAGCGGCCAGccaggcggcggcggcggcggcggcggctgcgTCGTCGGATTCAGACTCCAACTCCTCCGCGGGGCCACCCATACGAAAAAGACAGAGGCTCACACACCTGAGTCCAGAGGAGAAAGCACTTCGCAG gaAACTCAAGAACAGAGTCGCAGCTCAGACAGCTAGAGACAGGAAAAAAGCCAAGATGGGGGAGCTGGAACAGCAAGTCATAGAGTTGGAGCTGGag AATCAGAAACTACACATTGAGAACAGGCTGCTTAGAGAAAAGACAAGTGGCctactgacagaaaatgaggaACTGAGACAGAGACTTGGGTTGGACACCCTCGACTCAAAAGAGAAG GTTCATGGTCTGTTGTCCACTGGGAATGAAGCAGGTTTGGGGATCGGGTCTTCTGAG CGCAGCACTCAGGCTACGTGTGCCTCCGCAGCAGGTGCAGGCCCAGCAGCCCCTAAATCTGAAGACTTCTCAATGGATACAGATGGTTCTGACTCTACAGACAGTGAG TCTGATTTGCTACTGGGCATTCTGGACATCCTTGACCCAGAGCTGTTCCTCAAGTCTTGTGAACAGGAGTGCCAGGAGCCGCAGGTGCAGCTGGTCGGAGGGGGGAACCCAGTACCTGCCACCACACCTGCGACTCTGGGGTCCTCATCAGTTAAGCTGGAGGCCCTTAATGAACTGATCCACTTTGACCACATCTACACCAAGCCCGTGGAGGAGGTGAGCAGCGGGCAGTGCAGCGACTCAGAGAGcgacacagaggagaagattGACGAGGCTATCTTCCCCATTACCGAGGTGGTGGTCGAGGAGGAGACGGTCTGCATCAAAGACGAGCCGGAGGAAGTGGTCATCCCCAGCTGTAACAGTCAGGTGGATGACTTTTTCTCTGAGTCCTCCTCCCCCGCCCTCAGCGGTCTGGATAAGGAAGCCTGCTTGGCGGACACCTACAGTGACTCCGGATATGAAGGGTCCCCTTCCCCTTTCAGCGACATGTCCTCTTCCCTGTGCTCAGAGAGCTCTTGGGAAGACATGTTCGCTAGTGAACTCTTCCCCCAACTTATCAGTGTCTGA